The genomic interval GTGAGTGGGAACTAGCTGGTGTGGACATTCTCACAAAGATCAAGCGGCTTGCTATTGCCAGGCGATTGCGCTTCACTTTCAAGGCAGATCTTGAACGTATAGGAGACGGGCTTACAGTTGAAGATATTGTCGAATCTCTGGTGAACGCGCCAGCAATTAACAAAACGCTCCGCTCACGGAGTCCAGGGCGAGTTCAGTAGCGAGAGAAACTCTATGGTATCGTCAGTCCCACCTATGATGGCATGCTTGTGTATACCAAAGGCACGATTCGTACAGTACAGGGCAATGAAGAATATTACTTGTTGATTTCCGCCAAGAGGGATGTGTTATGAACTCGCACTTGCGTGAGTGTCCAATTTGTGGGAGCCGGAAAATATTTCCAACGAAAAAAGATTTGGAGTTCGTCCGGCAGAACAAAAAAATCCGAATCCCTCAGGTTACCTGTGAGGTGTGTCCAGATTGTGGCGAAATTATCACTGATTATGAAGCGAACCAGTACATCGATTCAGTCGTTTTCGGTCAGGAATACCGACGAGCATCTTGATTCTCGTTCGTGAAGAGCCTCCGCCTCAAAAGAACGACAAGGAGACAGAAGAGGAATGGGTAAACCAACTGGCTTTATGGAATTTGGGCGCGAGTTGCCAGTCGATCGCTCACCGCTCGTGCGGCTCAAGGATTGGCAAGAGTTCCACGAGCATTTTCCAGAAAGCAAGCTTAAACAACAAGGCGCGCGCTGCATGGATTGCGGCATTCCGTTTTGCCACACCGGCCAACTCATCAGCGGTATGGCGTCTGGTTGTCCAATCAACAACTTGATCCCCGAGTGGAACGATCTCGTCTATCGTGGTTTGTGGAAAGAAGCGCTCGAACGGCTCCATAAAACCAACAACTTTCCAGAGTTTACCGGGCGCGTTTGCCCCGCTCCGTGTGAGGGATCGTGTGTCCTCGGCATGAACGAACTGCCGGTGACAATTAAAAACATCGAATGTTCGATCATCGATAAAGGCTTCGCTGAAGGGTGGGTGAAACCTGAACCGCCAGAGAAACGCACTAGTAAGAAAGTTGCGGTAGTAGGGTCTGGTCCTGCCGGGCTGGCGTGTGCCGATCAACTCAATCATGCTGGCCACTTGGTGACCGTGTACGAACGAGCCGATCGGATTGGCGGCTTGCTCATGTACGGCATTCCTAACATGAAGC from Deltaproteobacteria bacterium carries:
- a CDS encoding YgiT-type zinc finger protein, with the protein product MNSHLRECPICGSRKIFPTKKDLEFVRQNKKIRIPQVTCEVCPDCGEIITDYEANQYIDSVVFGQEYRRAS